One window from the genome of Kineococcus mangrovi encodes:
- a CDS encoding DinB family protein, with protein MALTPGPARPEPPQRAGERETLAGFLDFHRATFAWKVAGLDAEQLRRRAVEPSSMSLLGLVRHLADVERSWWRARVDGQDAPPVTYSPENPDGDFDDVDDADPQEALARLTREQEEGQRVLAAHDLDDVFEHPRQGTTSVRWVLVHLVEEYARHNGHADLLRERVDGATGE; from the coding sequence GTGGCTCTGACCCCGGGGCCGGCGCGCCCCGAGCCGCCTCAGCGGGCCGGCGAGCGGGAGACCCTGGCGGGTTTCCTGGACTTCCACCGGGCCACGTTCGCGTGGAAGGTCGCGGGGCTGGACGCCGAGCAGCTGCGGCGCCGCGCGGTCGAGCCGTCCTCGATGTCCCTGCTGGGCCTCGTGCGCCACCTCGCCGACGTCGAGCGCAGCTGGTGGCGGGCCCGCGTCGACGGCCAGGACGCCCCGCCGGTCACGTACTCGCCCGAGAACCCCGACGGCGACTTCGACGACGTCGACGACGCCGACCCCCAGGAGGCGCTGGCCCGGCTGACCCGGGAGCAGGAGGAGGGACAGCGGGTCCTGGCGGCGCACGACCTCGACGACGTCTTCGAGCACCCGCGCCAGGGGACGACGAGCGTGCGCTGGGTGCTGGTGCACCTCGTGGAGGAGTACGCCCGGCACAACGGGCACGCCGACCTGCTGCGCGAGCGGGTCGACGGCGCGACCGGGGAGTGA
- a CDS encoding DUF3046 domain-containing protein, with product MRVSEFWTLVTDEFGDAYGRSLAADQHLLALEDRTAREALDAGVDPKAIWLALCDAMDVPDARRLGKDPRPPRRR from the coding sequence ATGCGCGTCAGCGAGTTCTGGACCCTGGTCACCGACGAGTTCGGGGACGCCTACGGGCGCTCGCTGGCCGCCGACCAGCACCTGCTGGCCCTCGAGGACCGGACGGCGCGCGAGGCCCTGGACGCCGGCGTGGACCCGAAGGCGATCTGGCTGGCCCTGTGCGACGCCATGGACGTGCCGGACGCGCGCCGGCTGGGGAAGGACCCGCGCCCGCCCCGGCGCCGCTGA
- a CDS encoding ATP-dependent helicase — MSTPRPAAAAADLSAPEVLGRFSEATRAWFTGAFEAPTPAQLGAWDAVSRGQHALVVAPTGSGKTLSAFLWALDGLAAEPVPEDKDHRCRVLYVSPLKALAVDVERNLRSPLTGIRQAAQRLGLPVPDVRVGVRSGDTSTEERRGFTRTPPDVLITTPESLFLLLTSKAREQLRGVRTVVLDEVHAMAGSKRGAHLAVSLERLDALVAAAGGEPTQRVGLSATVRPVQTVAEWVSGGRPVTVVQPPSTKEFDLRVVVPVEDMSDLDASGRGAEDPDDLTGQAAGDPRRASIWPHVEERIVDLVADHRSTLVFSNSRRLSERLTARLNEVWDERLNPEGEDGDTPAAPPAEVMGAAGHAQNRPPVLARAHHGSVSKEQRSLIEEDLKAGRLPAVVATSSLELGIDMGAVDLVVQVESPPSVASGLQRVGRAGHQVGAVSRGVLFPKFRGDLLQTAVVVERMRDGRIEELRVPANPLDVLAQQVVAMVAMDEWTVPDLLALAQRAAPFATLSRAVLDAVLDMLSGRYPSEEFAELRPRLVWDRVTDTLTGRPGAQRLAVTSGGTIPDRGLFGVFLASGEGPGRRVGELDEEMVYESRVGDVITLGSSAWRVEDITHDRVLVTPAPGQPGRLPFWHGEALGRPAELGRALGEFVRELGSLDGGFGGDAARERVLAAGLDDWATGNLLAYLTEQQEATRHVPDDRTIVVERFRDELGDWRICLHSPFGGQVHSPWALALGARMRERFGVDVQAMPADDGIVLRLPDLDLPEGQAPDVADLVALEANEVAELVTAEIGGSALFASRFRECASRALLLPRRQPGRRQPLWQQRQRAASLLQVASRFASFPIVLETVRECLSDVFDVTGLEQLMTDLAARKVRIVEVESPQPSPFARGLMFGYVAQFLYEGDSPLAERRAAALALDPSLLAELLGRGEGAALRDLLDPEAVQRTEDELQRLVPERRSTDAEDVADLLRVLGPLTTAEVAARSEGDATRWLAGLEDARRLIRVRIAGQEHWAVIEDAGRLRDGLGTPLPVGIPEAFTEPVADPLGELFGRYARTRAPFTAADAAARFGVGRAVAHDALRRLQASGRLVEGELRPGGTGLEFCDADVLRILRRRSLAALRADVEPVPPRDLARFLPAWQGVSTGLRQRMRGVDGVLRVVEQLAGAVVPASALEPLVLASRVEGYVPSMLDELTAAGEVVWSGHGSLPGDDGWVSLHPADLAPLTLPDPAEADVEVDTELHRAVLDALGGGGAYFFRALSEAVGSSDDPGLTAVLWDLVWAGRLTNDTLAPLRNRLSGRGAHKPRASAPRTRYARPGRAPRGTRRLELPSRGGPPSAAGRWSALPEVETDATVRAHASAEVLLDRHGVLTRGAVGSERVPGGFAAVYKVLSAFEDAGRARRGYFVEGLGASQFATTGAVDRLRDTAKPVGGASPSQRRGASDTGPGALVLAATDPANPYGAALAWPERPEGSAGASGHRPGRKAGALVVLVDGELALYVERGGRSVLSWTAQEDVLQPAADALALAVRDGVLGKLTVEKADGSGVLAADSPLGRALEAAGFHATPRGLRIRS, encoded by the coding sequence GTGAGCACGCCCCGTCCCGCCGCAGCGGCCGCCGACCTGTCCGCGCCGGAGGTGCTGGGGCGGTTCTCCGAGGCCACCCGGGCGTGGTTCACGGGGGCGTTCGAGGCCCCGACCCCGGCCCAGCTCGGTGCGTGGGACGCCGTCAGCCGCGGCCAGCACGCGCTCGTCGTGGCCCCGACGGGGTCGGGCAAGACGCTGTCGGCGTTCCTGTGGGCCCTCGACGGGTTGGCCGCCGAACCGGTCCCGGAGGACAAGGACCACCGCTGCCGCGTGCTGTACGTCTCCCCCCTCAAGGCCCTCGCCGTCGACGTGGAGCGCAACCTGCGCTCCCCGCTGACGGGCATCCGGCAGGCGGCGCAGCGCCTGGGCCTGCCCGTCCCCGACGTGCGCGTGGGCGTGCGCTCGGGGGACACCTCGACCGAGGAGCGCCGCGGGTTCACCCGCACCCCGCCGGACGTGCTCATCACGACACCGGAGTCGCTGTTCCTGCTGCTGACGTCGAAGGCGCGCGAGCAGCTGCGCGGGGTGCGCACGGTCGTGCTCGACGAGGTCCACGCCATGGCGGGGTCCAAGCGCGGGGCGCACCTGGCGGTGTCGCTGGAACGCCTCGACGCGCTCGTCGCCGCCGCCGGCGGGGAACCCACCCAGCGCGTCGGGTTGTCGGCGACGGTGCGCCCGGTGCAGACGGTCGCCGAGTGGGTCTCCGGCGGCCGGCCCGTCACCGTGGTGCAGCCGCCGTCGACGAAGGAGTTCGACCTGCGGGTCGTCGTGCCCGTCGAGGACATGAGCGACCTGGACGCCTCCGGCCGCGGCGCGGAGGACCCGGACGACCTCACGGGCCAGGCGGCGGGGGACCCGCGCCGGGCGAGCATCTGGCCGCACGTGGAGGAACGCATCGTCGACCTCGTGGCCGACCACCGCTCGACGCTGGTGTTCTCCAACTCCCGCCGGTTGTCCGAACGGCTCACCGCCCGCCTGAACGAGGTCTGGGACGAGCGGCTGAACCCGGAGGGGGAGGACGGGGACACCCCCGCGGCTCCCCCGGCCGAGGTGATGGGTGCCGCCGGGCACGCGCAGAACCGGCCCCCCGTCCTGGCCCGCGCCCACCACGGGTCGGTCTCGAAGGAGCAGCGCTCCCTCATCGAGGAGGACCTCAAGGCCGGCCGGCTGCCCGCCGTCGTCGCGACGTCGAGCCTGGAGCTGGGCATCGACATGGGCGCGGTCGACCTCGTCGTGCAGGTCGAGTCCCCGCCCAGCGTGGCCAGCGGGCTGCAGCGCGTCGGCCGCGCCGGCCACCAGGTCGGCGCGGTCTCCCGCGGGGTGCTGTTCCCTAAGTTCCGCGGCGACCTGCTGCAGACGGCGGTGGTCGTCGAGCGCATGCGCGACGGCCGGATCGAGGAGCTGCGCGTCCCGGCGAACCCCCTCGACGTGCTGGCCCAGCAGGTCGTGGCGATGGTGGCGATGGACGAGTGGACGGTGCCGGACCTGCTGGCCCTGGCCCAGCGCGCCGCCCCGTTCGCGACGTTGTCGCGCGCGGTGCTCGACGCGGTCCTGGACATGCTGTCCGGGCGGTACCCGAGCGAGGAGTTCGCCGAGCTGCGCCCGCGGCTGGTGTGGGACCGCGTCACCGACACCCTCACCGGGCGCCCCGGGGCGCAACGGCTCGCGGTGACCAGCGGCGGGACGATCCCCGACCGCGGGTTGTTCGGGGTGTTCCTGGCCTCCGGCGAGGGGCCGGGGCGGCGCGTCGGGGAGCTCGACGAGGAGATGGTCTACGAGTCCCGCGTGGGGGACGTCATCACGCTGGGGTCCTCGGCGTGGCGGGTGGAGGACATCACCCACGACCGCGTCCTCGTGACGCCGGCCCCGGGGCAGCCGGGGCGGTTGCCGTTCTGGCACGGGGAGGCCCTGGGCCGGCCCGCCGAGCTCGGCCGCGCGCTCGGGGAGTTCGTCCGCGAACTCGGCTCCCTCGACGGGGGTTTCGGCGGGGACGCCGCGCGCGAGCGGGTGCTGGCCGCGGGCCTGGACGACTGGGCCACGGGGAACCTGCTCGCCTACCTCACCGAGCAGCAGGAGGCGACGCGGCACGTCCCGGACGACCGCACGATCGTCGTCGAGCGCTTCCGCGACGAGCTCGGGGACTGGCGCATCTGCCTGCACTCCCCCTTCGGCGGGCAGGTCCACTCCCCCTGGGCGCTGGCCCTCGGCGCCCGGATGCGCGAACGGTTCGGCGTCGACGTGCAGGCCATGCCCGCCGACGACGGGATCGTCCTGCGGCTACCGGACCTGGACCTGCCCGAGGGGCAGGCCCCCGACGTGGCCGACCTCGTGGCCCTGGAGGCGAACGAGGTGGCCGAGCTCGTGACGGCCGAGATCGGCGGTTCGGCGCTGTTCGCGTCCCGGTTCCGCGAGTGCGCCTCCCGGGCCCTGCTGCTGCCCCGCCGGCAGCCGGGCCGGCGCCAGCCGCTGTGGCAGCAGCGTCAGCGCGCGGCCTCGCTCCTGCAGGTCGCGAGCCGGTTCGCGAGCTTCCCGATCGTGCTGGAGACGGTGCGCGAGTGCTTGTCCGACGTCTTCGACGTGACCGGGCTCGAACAGCTCATGACCGACCTGGCCGCCCGCAAGGTCCGCATCGTCGAGGTCGAGTCGCCCCAACCCTCCCCCTTCGCCCGCGGCCTGATGTTCGGCTACGTCGCGCAGTTCCTCTACGAGGGCGACTCCCCGCTCGCGGAGCGGCGGGCCGCGGCGCTGGCCCTGGACCCGAGCCTGCTGGCCGAACTGCTCGGCCGCGGGGAGGGGGCCGCGCTGCGCGACCTGCTCGACCCCGAGGCCGTGCAGCGCACCGAGGACGAGCTGCAGCGGCTCGTCCCCGAGCGCCGGTCCACCGACGCCGAGGACGTCGCGGACCTGCTGCGCGTGCTCGGCCCGCTGACGACCGCCGAGGTCGCCGCCCGCAGCGAGGGCGACGCGACGCGCTGGCTGGCGGGGCTGGAGGACGCGCGCCGGCTCATCCGGGTCCGGATCGCCGGCCAGGAGCACTGGGCCGTCATCGAAGACGCCGGGCGCCTGCGCGACGGCCTGGGCACCCCGCTGCCCGTCGGCATCCCCGAGGCGTTCACCGAACCGGTGGCCGACCCGCTGGGCGAGCTGTTCGGGCGGTACGCCCGCACCCGCGCCCCGTTCACGGCGGCCGACGCCGCGGCCCGCTTCGGCGTGGGCCGGGCGGTGGCGCACGACGCCCTGCGCCGGTTGCAGGCCTCCGGGCGCCTCGTCGAGGGCGAGCTGCGCCCGGGCGGGACGGGGCTGGAGTTCTGCGACGCCGACGTCCTGCGCATCCTGCGCCGCCGCTCGCTGGCCGCGCTGCGCGCCGACGTCGAACCCGTCCCGCCCCGGGACCTGGCCCGCTTCCTGCCCGCCTGGCAGGGCGTGAGCACCGGACTGCGCCAGCGGATGCGCGGCGTCGACGGGGTGCTGCGGGTCGTGGAGCAGCTGGCCGGTGCGGTCGTGCCGGCCAGCGCCCTGGAACCGCTCGTCCTGGCCTCCCGCGTCGAAGGCTACGTGCCGTCGATGCTCGACGAGCTGACCGCGGCCGGGGAGGTCGTGTGGTCCGGTCACGGCAGCCTGCCCGGTGACGACGGGTGGGTCTCGCTGCACCCGGCCGACCTCGCCCCGCTGACCCTGCCGGACCCGGCCGAGGCCGACGTCGAGGTGGACACCGAGCTGCACCGGGCCGTCCTGGACGCGCTCGGTGGTGGGGGCGCGTACTTCTTCCGGGCCCTGTCCGAGGCGGTCGGCTCGAGCGACGACCCCGGGCTCACCGCGGTGCTGTGGGACCTGGTGTGGGCGGGCCGGCTGACCAACGACACCCTGGCGCCGTTGCGCAACCGCCTGAGCGGCCGCGGGGCCCACAAGCCGCGCGCGTCGGCGCCCCGGACGCGCTACGCCCGGCCCGGTCGCGCCCCCCGCGGCACCCGGCGCCTGGAACTGCCCTCCCGCGGCGGACCGCCGTCGGCGGCGGGACGCTGGTCGGCGCTGCCCGAGGTCGAGACCGACGCGACGGTGCGCGCGCACGCCAGCGCCGAGGTGCTGCTGGACCGGCACGGCGTCCTGACCCGCGGCGCCGTCGGCAGCGAGCGCGTCCCCGGCGGGTTCGCGGCGGTCTACAAGGTGCTGTCGGCGTTCGAGGACGCCGGCCGGGCCCGCCGCGGGTACTTCGTCGAGGGCCTCGGCGCGTCCCAGTTCGCCACGACGGGCGCGGTGGACCGGCTGCGGGACACGGCGAAACCGGTGGGCGGGGCGAGCCCGTCGCAGCGGCGCGGTGCGTCGGACACCGGGCCCGGTGCCCTCGTCCTGGCCGCGACCGACCCGGCGAACCCCTACGGCGCCGCCCTGGCGTGGCCCGAACGGCCCGAGGGCAGCGCCGGGGCGAGCGGGCACCGGCCGGGCCGCAAGGCGGGTGCCCTCGTCGTCCTCGTCGACGGCGAGCTCGCCCTGTACGTCGAGCGCGGGGGCCGGTCGGTGCTGTCCTGGACGGCGCAGGAGGACGTGCTGCAACCGGCGGCCGACGCCCTGGCCCTGGCCGTGCGCGACGGGGTGCTGGGCAAGCTGACCGTGGAGAAGGCCGACGGCAGCGGCGTCCTGGCCGCCGACTCCCCGCTGGGCCGGGCCCTGGAGGCCGCCGGGTTCCACGCGACGCCCCGCGGGCTGCGGATCCGGAGCTGA
- a CDS encoding DNA-formamidopyrimidine glycosylase family protein yields MPEGDVVWRTARRLHRALAGRELTASDLRWPSLATVDLTGRKVVEVVSAGKHLLTRIAAGPALDGTQDPALTLHSHLRMEGSWYVERTGDPRGRRSASGVRAVLGTDVWTAVGHKLGMLDLVTTDREDELVGHLGPDLLGPGWDPGEAGRRLLADPDRELGAALLDQRVLAGVGTFYLAEACFLARLTPWSPVRDLEDPAAFVALVHRLLDLNKDRADQVTTGDLRRGRQNYAHARSGLPCLRCGATVRVAVIGDPPQDRTAFYCPGCQRGPAPTDDGRPQRPLGSSSRPQAARTYRTRK; encoded by the coding sequence GTGCCCGAGGGAGACGTCGTCTGGCGCACCGCGCGGCGCCTGCACCGGGCCCTGGCCGGCCGAGAGCTCACCGCGAGCGACCTGCGCTGGCCGAGCCTGGCCACGGTCGACCTCACCGGCCGCAAGGTCGTCGAGGTCGTCAGCGCCGGCAAGCACCTCCTGACGCGCATCGCGGCCGGCCCGGCGCTCGACGGGACCCAGGACCCGGCCCTCACGCTGCACAGCCACCTGCGGATGGAGGGGTCCTGGTACGTCGAGCGGACCGGTGACCCCCGCGGGCGCCGCTCGGCCTCCGGTGTCCGCGCCGTGCTCGGCACCGACGTGTGGACGGCCGTGGGCCACAAGCTGGGGATGCTCGACCTGGTGACCACCGACCGCGAGGACGAGCTCGTCGGCCACCTCGGCCCGGACCTGCTGGGTCCGGGCTGGGACCCGGGCGAGGCCGGTCGCCGGCTCCTCGCCGACCCCGACCGCGAGCTGGGGGCGGCGCTGCTGGACCAACGCGTCCTGGCCGGGGTGGGCACGTTCTACCTGGCCGAGGCGTGCTTCCTGGCCCGGCTCACGCCCTGGTCGCCGGTGCGGGACCTGGAGGACCCGGCGGCCTTCGTGGCGCTGGTGCACCGGCTGCTGGACCTCAACAAGGACCGCGCCGACCAGGTGACCACGGGCGACCTGCGCCGGGGCCGGCAGAACTACGCCCACGCCCGCTCGGGGCTGCCGTGCCTACGGTGCGGCGCCACCGTGCGGGTGGCGGTGATCGGGGACCCGCCGCAGGACCGGACGGCGTTCTACTGCCCCGGCTGCCAGCGCGGCCCCGCCCCGACGGACGACGGCCGGCCGCAGCGCCCGCTGGGCAGCTCCAGCCGGCCGCAGGCCGCGCGCACCTACCGCACGCGGAAGTGA
- a CDS encoding CinA family protein → MTAGPAADAHAVVAALTAAGRTVATAESLTGGLLCATLVDVPGASAVVRGGVVAYATALKVSVLGVDAAALARTGPVDGAVAEQMARGARRVLGADVGLATTGVAGPGPADGFPAGTVFVGLAADELPGGARHVRLDVPGERPAVRRETVRAVLAELAALLAAPAEEHDDPAGS, encoded by the coding sequence GTGACGGCCGGCCCCGCCGCCGACGCGCACGCGGTGGTCGCGGCGCTGACCGCCGCCGGTCGTACCGTCGCCACGGCCGAGTCGCTGACCGGCGGCCTGCTGTGCGCGACCCTCGTCGACGTCCCGGGCGCCTCGGCCGTCGTCCGCGGCGGCGTCGTGGCCTACGCCACCGCGCTGAAGGTGAGCGTCCTCGGGGTCGACGCCGCGGCCCTCGCGCGCACCGGTCCCGTCGACGGCGCCGTCGCCGAGCAGATGGCCCGCGGTGCCCGCCGAGTGCTGGGTGCCGACGTCGGCCTGGCCACGACGGGCGTCGCCGGACCGGGCCCGGCCGACGGCTTCCCCGCGGGGACGGTCTTCGTCGGGCTGGCGGCCGACGAGCTGCCCGGTGGGGCCCGGCACGTGCGGCTCGACGTGCCGGGCGAGCGGCCCGCGGTCCGCCGGGAGACGGTGCGCGCGGTCCTGGCCGAGCTCGCGGCCCTGCTCGCCGCCCCCGCGGAGGAACACGACGACCCCGCGGGGAGTTGA
- the pgsA gene encoding CDP-diacylglycerol--glycerol-3-phosphate 3-phosphatidyltransferase, translating into MSTKAGLHWNTHRVHLPNALTVLRIVFVPVFVWFLAADGGTNWRWRLAATVVFVAASITDRYDGHLARRWEVVSDFGKIADPIADKALIGAGLLVLSLQGRLWWWMTVVILARELLVTLLRFIVIRRGVIPAAKGGKIKTVVQTVAVGLFVLPLPAALDPLCLAVMAVAVVLTVWSAWAYFVAGARLLRP; encoded by the coding sequence ATGAGCACCAAGGCGGGTCTGCACTGGAACACGCACCGGGTGCACCTGCCGAACGCGCTGACGGTGCTGCGGATCGTCTTCGTGCCGGTGTTCGTCTGGTTCCTGGCCGCCGACGGCGGCACGAACTGGCGCTGGCGGCTCGCCGCGACGGTCGTCTTCGTCGCCGCCAGCATCACCGACCGCTACGACGGGCACCTGGCCCGCCGCTGGGAGGTCGTCTCCGACTTCGGCAAGATCGCCGACCCCATCGCGGACAAGGCGCTCATCGGCGCCGGCCTGCTCGTCCTGTCCCTGCAGGGACGGCTGTGGTGGTGGATGACCGTGGTCATCCTCGCCCGCGAGCTGCTCGTCACCCTGCTGCGCTTCATCGTCATCCGCCGCGGGGTCATCCCCGCCGCCAAGGGCGGCAAGATCAAGACGGTCGTGCAGACGGTCGCCGTGGGGCTGTTCGTCCTGCCGCTGCCCGCCGCGCTGGACCCGCTGTGCCTGGCCGTCATGGCGGTCGCGGTCGTCCTGACGGTCTGGAGCGCCTGGGCGTACTTCGTCGCCGGGGCCAGGCTCCTGCGCCCGTGA
- the rimO gene encoding 30S ribosomal protein S12 methylthiotransferase RimO: protein MPATPTRSVALVTLGCARNDVDSEELAGRLADAGWTLVEDADGADVAVVNTCGFVEQAKKDSIDTVLAAADLKEAGRTKAVVAVGCMAERYGKDLAESLPEADAVLGFDSYGDLSSHLEAILHGEARESHVPRDRRTLLPLAPADRQAARAATTVAEPDLPEGLAPASGPRVVRRRLGSGPWAPVKIAAGCDRRCSFCAIPAFRGSFVSRPAGEVLAETRWLAGQGVKEVFLVSENTTSYGKDLGDLRALEALLPQVAAVEGIERVRVSYLQPAEVRPGLLDALTATPGVVPYFDLSFQHSAPNVLRRMRRFGSTDAFLALLEQVRERFPTAGVRSNVIVGFPGETEDDVEELCSFLERARLDVVGVFGYSDEDGTEAATLEGKLPEDVVAARADRVSRLVEELVAQRAEERLGEVVEVLVESVVDEDGDPHVVGRAAHQGPDVDGETELDLPPGVTVAVGDVVRARVTGVAGADLLAEPLVGTTVGA from the coding sequence GTGCCCGCCACCCCCACCCGTTCCGTCGCCCTGGTGACCCTCGGCTGCGCCCGCAACGACGTCGACTCCGAGGAGCTCGCCGGGCGCCTCGCCGACGCCGGCTGGACCCTGGTCGAGGACGCGGACGGCGCCGACGTGGCGGTCGTCAACACCTGCGGGTTCGTCGAGCAGGCCAAGAAGGACTCCATCGACACGGTCCTGGCCGCGGCCGACCTCAAGGAGGCGGGGCGGACGAAGGCCGTCGTCGCGGTCGGGTGCATGGCCGAGCGCTACGGCAAGGACCTCGCCGAGTCCCTGCCCGAGGCCGACGCCGTCCTCGGGTTCGACTCCTACGGGGACCTGTCGAGCCACCTCGAGGCGATCCTGCACGGCGAGGCGCGCGAGTCCCACGTCCCGCGCGACCGCCGCACGCTGCTGCCGCTGGCCCCGGCCGACCGGCAGGCCGCCCGTGCCGCCACCACCGTCGCCGAACCCGACCTGCCGGAGGGCCTGGCCCCCGCGAGCGGTCCGCGGGTCGTGCGCCGACGGCTCGGCTCGGGCCCGTGGGCGCCGGTCAAGATCGCGGCGGGCTGCGACCGCCGCTGCTCGTTCTGCGCCATCCCCGCCTTCCGCGGGTCCTTCGTCTCCCGGCCCGCGGGCGAGGTCCTCGCCGAGACGCGGTGGCTGGCCGGGCAGGGCGTCAAGGAGGTCTTCCTCGTCAGCGAGAACACCACCTCCTACGGCAAGGACCTCGGGGACCTGCGGGCGCTGGAGGCCCTGTTGCCGCAGGTCGCCGCCGTGGAGGGCATCGAGCGGGTCCGCGTCTCCTACCTGCAGCCGGCCGAGGTCCGTCCCGGTCTGCTGGACGCCCTGACCGCCACGCCCGGGGTCGTGCCGTACTTCGACCTGTCGTTCCAGCACTCCGCGCCGAACGTGCTGCGCCGCATGCGCCGCTTCGGCAGCACCGACGCCTTCCTGGCCCTGCTGGAGCAGGTGCGCGAACGGTTCCCGACCGCGGGCGTGCGGTCCAACGTCATCGTCGGCTTCCCCGGGGAGACCGAGGACGACGTCGAGGAGCTGTGCTCCTTCCTCGAACGCGCCCGGCTCGACGTCGTCGGGGTCTTCGGCTACTCCGACGAGGACGGCACGGAGGCTGCGACCCTCGAGGGGAAGCTGCCCGAGGACGTCGTCGCCGCCCGCGCCGACCGCGTCAGCCGCCTCGTCGAGGAGCTGGTCGCCCAGCGCGCCGAGGAACGGCTCGGGGAGGTCGTCGAGGTGCTCGTGGAGTCCGTCGTGGACGAGGACGGCGACCCGCACGTCGTCGGCCGCGCCGCCCACCAGGGACCGGACGTCGACGGCGAGACCGAGCTGGACCTGCCGCCGGGCGTGACGGTCGCCGTCGGCGACGTCGTGCGCGCCCGGGTCACGGGGGTCGCCGGGGCCGACCTCCTCGCGGAGCCGCTGGTGGGGACTACGGTCGGGGCATGA
- a CDS encoding NYN domain-containing protein: MDAPRPTEPVRLPGDRRDGERRDLDLLVWDAPNIDMTLSSILGSRPASSDRPRFDAIARWFLAEAADHEVEGCVFTNVHPTSAVSLRGWIEALRNFGYAVFARPKVHPEDDVDDAMLQHIASRRASHRLRRVVVASGDGRNFLAPLEELHRAGVRVVVLSFAEVAGYAQESPLIEFVDLEDVPGSFQVSLGRTRLTALPPDGGWFRPTRPMRALLEEGASLDHPHAPEPARDADPSRVGPPAPHAPDAPAPGAPDVGEVARAQPPHAPRPRTA; encoded by the coding sequence ATGGACGCGCCCCGACCCACCGAGCCCGTCCGGCTGCCCGGCGATCGCCGCGACGGCGAGCGCCGAGACCTCGACCTCCTCGTCTGGGACGCACCGAACATCGACATGACGCTGTCCTCGATCCTCGGGTCGCGGCCGGCGTCCTCGGACCGCCCGCGCTTCGACGCCATCGCCCGCTGGTTCCTCGCCGAGGCCGCCGACCACGAGGTCGAGGGCTGCGTGTTCACCAACGTCCACCCGACGAGCGCGGTGTCGCTGCGGGGCTGGATCGAAGCGCTGCGCAACTTCGGGTACGCCGTGTTCGCCCGGCCCAAGGTGCACCCCGAGGACGACGTCGACGACGCGATGCTGCAGCACATCGCCTCCCGCCGGGCCAGCCACCGGCTGCGCCGCGTGGTCGTGGCCAGCGGGGACGGGCGCAACTTCCTGGCCCCCCTGGAGGAGCTGCACCGCGCGGGGGTGCGCGTGGTGGTGCTGTCGTTCGCGGAGGTCGCCGGCTACGCGCAGGAGTCCCCGCTCATCGAGTTCGTCGACCTCGAGGACGTGCCGGGCTCGTTCCAGGTCTCCCTGGGCCGCACCCGGCTGACGGCCCTGCCGCCGGACGGGGGCTGGTTCCGGCCCACCCGGCCCATGCGCGCGCTCCTGGAGGAGGGGGCGTCCCTGGACCACCCGCACGCTCCCGAACCCGCCCGCGACGCCGACCCGTCGCGCGTCGGTCCCCCCGCCCCGCACGCGCCGGACGCGCCCGCGCCCGGGGCCCCCGACGTGGGGGAGGTGGCGCGGGCCCAGCCCCCGCACGCCCCGCGGCCCCGCACCGCCTGA